A region from the Hylaeus volcanicus isolate JK05 chromosome 6, UHH_iyHylVolc1.0_haploid, whole genome shotgun sequence genome encodes:
- the LOC128879112 gene encoding LOW QUALITY PROTEIN: zinc finger protein 800 (The sequence of the model RefSeq protein was modified relative to this genomic sequence to represent the inferred CDS: deleted 2 bases in 1 codon): protein MQERRFDKIVHWTHNTQNMKSMKTKAKAKKHNGKFGRDKFPPKEVTPINPDLSQLRKPIDTSVSTLYRASKVLENGSDEVRSILAYECDLVYECRICRSLFRSLVNFISHKRIYCKEKFDVTFFRNSPNDHDAILVSKPIIPKPEKIHQEVHGNDRILRSQVPKEEEKKDLTSVVSMLQKKQSESLCANVEQPYFENVQSNSPAIYQTVESIISTQSYSDLMKTQVKEQKDMISKQTAVLGPDGQVLQSNQECNGNNRNNGEGDYTSETEVVCSTCGARFSTKKTLAVHTRRMHTSHKLCYLCPCCSNTFANTWSVYRHLFKVHRKSNKQVRKLRSQIQEKAFIKDTVQEDLQAQQNAEKSLTSEALRVNETQEWMDQLESDAALQRCGGCGKRFDRKAALSAHSQYCHKRVAAYESTTKMKKINKISPDRIISETIITSESSNNSNNDEMSIRVEAVGSLSKADWDLLGNDESVAQSETSENVTVVTNEKEEKTIKYNPFPASDGSDPLEIVYTNINKHKTNVGSRKRKNKDSARKLITNIVNDATYIPVEVDVEKETRTEKVDHVLVMETKVASIVNLQKLQCLLCKQKFTSVTNLKRHAAIHIGWNRYQCKLCDFKCFVKCDCVAHCNKVHNAQNNRITIEEMITQIPDNQYIREQDITLDVNNIENEFHTSKAVEISISPRYVEPEVQLQEKAVNEIEAEVEDETKVKGKSEVEGETKVEGEVEAEEAKVEDKVDAEEEEKVEGEIEAEEEAKVESEVVDKNLVTFQEIVDLHVEDENIFNNGTQGQNTLGLDPELRKMVMEVIFGSSETNSTKEEVKETPEKSNLKLQNTEEIETQSKSSDSRESSDVTCSQDNSKPQRPIRNKIKPMNKDFIYDLNGVVFRKDGLIMRPLNKPLMKKPLLQEEDNLEDTEQTSKRFKNDEMPILCENSVTDKCDIKFTRERLKSNVTFSQCHR, encoded by the exons ATGCAGGAGAGACG TTTTGACAAGATAGTACATTGGACGCACAACACT CAGAACatgaaatcaatgaaaacaaAGGCAAAGGCCAAAAAACATAATGGCAAATTTGGAAGAGATAAATTTCCTCCCAAAGAAGTTACTCCTATTAACCCGGACTTGTCGCAATTGCGCAAACCAATAGACACAAGTGTGTCGACTTTGTATCGTGCAAGCAAAGTTTTAGAAAATGGCAGTGATGAAGTTAGATCCATTTTGGCGTACGAATGCGATTTGGTATATGAGTGTCGCATATGTCGAAGCCTCTTCAGAAGCCTGGTTAACTTCATCTCGCACAAACGGATttattgtaaagaaaaatttgatgtcacattttttagaaattcgcCAAACGATCATGATGCT ATTCTTGTGAGTAAACCAATTATACCAAAACCAGAGAAAATACACCAAGAAGTTCATGGAAATGATAGGATCTTAAGAAGTCAAGTTCCtaaagaagaggaaaagaagGATCTGACTTCTGTTGTTAGTATGTTACAGAAGAAGCAATCAGAAAGTTTATGTGCCAATGTAGAGCAGCCATACTTTGAAAATGTACAATCTAATTCTCCAGCAATTTATCAAACTGTTGAATCAATAATTTCAACTCAAAGTTATTCAGATTTAATGAAGACACAG GTAAAGGAACAAAAAGATATGATAAGCAAACAAACTGCAGTATTAGGCCCAGATGGACAAGTTTTACAATCTAATCAGGAATGCAATGGTAATAACCGTAATAATGGAGAGGGTGATTATACTTCTGAAACTGAAGTTGTTTGTTCTACAT GCGGAGCACGATTTTCAACAAAGAAGACATTAGCAGTCCATACGAGAAGAATGCACACATCTCATAAATTATGCTATCTTTGCCCTTGTTGTTCTAATACATTTGCAAATACTTGGAGCGTATATCGGCATCTTTTCAAAG TTCACAGAAAGTCTAATAAACAAGTGCGAAAACTCAGATCACAAATTCAAGAGAAAGCATTTATTAAGGATACGGTTCAAGAGGATTTGCAAGCACAACAGAATGCAGAAAAAAGTTTAACAAGTGAAGCGCTTCGAGTTAACGAAACACAG GAATGGATGGATCAGTTAGAATCTGATGCAGCATTACAAAGATGCGGTGGTTGTGGGAAACGATTTGATCGAAAGGCAGCATTATCTGCTCACTCGCAGTACTGCCACAAGCGTGTCGCAGCCTATGAAAGTAcaactaaaatgaaaaagatcaATAAAATATCGCCAGATCGTATTATAAGTGAAACCATTATTACTTCCGAATCTTCGAATAATAGCAATAACGATGAAATGTCTATTCGTGTCGAAGCAGTTGGCAGTCTAAGTAAAGCAGACTGGGATTTGTTAGGAAATGATGAATCAGTTGCACAGAGTGAAACCAGTGAAAATGTAACAGTTGTCACGAatgaaaaagaggaaaaaacaataaaatataatcctTTTCCTGCGAGCGATGGCTCGGACCCTTTAGAAATTGTGTacactaatataaataaacataagaCTAATGTTGGAAgtaggaaaagaaaaaacaaggaCAGTGCGAGGAAGTTAATTACCAATATAG tTAACGATGCTACATACATACCTGTAGAGGTAGatgttgaaaaagaaacaagaaccGAAAAAGTGGATCATGTACTAGTAATGGAAACAAAAGTGGCTTCTATAGTAAATCTGCAAAAACTGCAGTGCCttttatgtaaacaaaaattcacttCGGTGACTAATTTAAAAAGACACGCTGCCATTCACATAGGTTGGAATCGTTATCAGTGTAAACTTTGTGATTTCAAATGCTTCGTTAAGTGCGACTGTGTCGCGCATTGTAATAAAGTCCACAACGCCCAGAATAATCGTATTACTATAGAAGAGATGATAACGCAGATTCCAGATAATCAATATATACGTGAACAAGATATTACATTAGACGTAAATAACATAGAAAATGAGTTTCATACTTCCAAAGCTGTGGAAATTAGTATCTCTCCAAGGTATGTCGAACCAGAAGTTCAACTGCAAGAAAAAGcagtaaatgaaatagaagCAGAAGTAGAAGatgaaacaaaagtaaaaggaaaaagtgAAGTGGAAGGAGAAACAAAAGTAGAAGGTGAAGTTGAAGCAGAAGAAGCAAAAGTAGAAGATAAAGTTGATgcggaagaagaagaaaaagtagaaGGTGAAATtgaagcagaagaagaagcaAAAGTAGAAAGTGAAGTagtagataaaaatttagttACATTTCAAGAAATAGTTGATTTACATGTagaagatgaaaatattttcaacaatgGTACTCAAGGACAGAATACTCTGGGATTGGATCCTGAGCTTAGAAAAATGGTGATGGAAGTTATTTTTGGATCTTCTGAAACAAATTCCACAAAAGAAGAAGTAAAAGAAACACCTGAAAAGTCcaatttgaaattacaaaatacggAGGAGATTGAAACACAATCTAAAAGCTCTGATTCGAGGGAAAGTAGCGATGTTACATGCTCGCAGGACAATTCAAAACCCCAACGTCCTATTCGCAATAAGATAAAACCTATgaataaagattttatttatgatttaaatGGAGTAGTGTTTAGAAAGGATGGTTTAATTATGAGGCCCTTGAATAAACCACTTATGAAAAAACCTCTGCTTCAAGAGGAAGATAATTTGGAGGACACGGAACAAACGTCCAAACGTTTTAAGAATGATGAGATGCCAATTCTTTGCGAAAACAGTGTTACAGACAAATGCGACATAAAATTTACCAGAGAACGTTTAAAGAGTAATGTTACCTTTTCCCAGTGTCATAGGTAG